The Nocardioides sp. S5 genome includes a window with the following:
- a CDS encoding HAD-IB family hydrolase has translation MSGLSAAAQEAIEAIEAGPQGPTVGAFFDLDGTLVAGYTAATFYGDRLKGRDVSPAEFLRTVVTAVDGELGGDPTRIAHVAFSAMRGESEEAFADLGERLFRSKIAGTIRRESRALVMAHQRAGHTVAVASAATRYQIAPVARDLGVEHLVCTQLVVEDGQFTGATDGPMLWGRHKASGVRAFAREHGVDLADSYAYGNGYEDVAFLSSVGHPTALNPHRDLRAAAARLGWPVLDLSDPVGGSLVAAGRTAAALAGMNTGVVAGLAYGLARRDAHEGRNLAVKLATSLPMALAGVEVEVQNRERLWTHRPAIFVANHQSALDIPVLGNLLERDFTIVAKKEARWDPRTFVGSLVIDPAWIDRSDSASARATLDGVVERIRGGTSLMIFPEGTRSATPVLGPFRKGAFHLAAQAGVPVVPIVLRNTGELMRRSSLVLNPGVVDVCVLEPETDWSVDDMSERIAALHAKFEETLARWPA, from the coding sequence GTGAGCGGGCTCTCGGCCGCCGCGCAGGAGGCGATCGAGGCGATCGAGGCCGGTCCCCAGGGGCCGACGGTGGGCGCCTTCTTCGACCTCGACGGCACCCTCGTCGCGGGATACACCGCTGCCACGTTCTACGGCGACCGGCTCAAGGGCCGCGACGTGTCGCCGGCCGAGTTCCTGCGCACCGTCGTGACGGCGGTCGACGGCGAGCTCGGCGGCGACCCGACCCGCATCGCGCACGTCGCCTTCTCCGCGATGCGCGGGGAGTCCGAGGAGGCCTTCGCCGACCTCGGCGAGCGGCTCTTCCGCTCCAAGATCGCCGGCACTATCCGCCGGGAGTCCCGCGCGCTGGTGATGGCCCACCAGCGCGCCGGCCACACGGTCGCGGTGGCGTCCGCGGCGACGAGGTACCAGATCGCCCCGGTCGCCCGGGACCTCGGCGTCGAGCACCTCGTCTGCACGCAGCTCGTGGTCGAGGACGGCCAGTTCACCGGCGCCACCGACGGACCGATGCTGTGGGGCCGCCACAAGGCGAGCGGCGTACGCGCCTTCGCCCGCGAGCACGGCGTCGACCTCGCCGACTCCTACGCCTACGGCAACGGCTACGAGGACGTCGCCTTCCTCTCGTCCGTCGGGCACCCGACCGCGCTCAACCCGCACCGCGACCTCCGCGCCGCGGCCGCCCGCCTCGGCTGGCCGGTGCTCGACCTCTCCGACCCGGTCGGCGGCTCGCTCGTCGCGGCCGGTCGTACGGCGGCGGCGCTGGCCGGCATGAACACCGGCGTCGTCGCCGGGCTGGCCTACGGCCTGGCCCGACGCGACGCCCACGAGGGCCGCAACCTCGCGGTCAAGCTCGCCACCTCGCTGCCGATGGCGCTGGCGGGCGTGGAGGTCGAGGTGCAGAACCGCGAGCGCCTCTGGACCCACCGCCCGGCCATCTTCGTGGCCAACCACCAGAGCGCGCTCGACATCCCGGTCCTGGGCAACCTCCTCGAGCGCGACTTCACCATCGTGGCCAAGAAGGAGGCCCGCTGGGACCCGCGCACCTTCGTCGGCTCGCTCGTCATCGACCCGGCGTGGATCGACCGGTCCGACTCCGCCTCGGCCCGCGCGACCCTCGACGGGGTCGTGGAGCGGATCCGCGGCGGCACCTCGCTGATGATCTTCCCCGAGGGCACCCGTTCGGCGACGCCGGTGCTCGGCCCCTTCCGCAAGGGCGCCTTCCACCTCGCCGCGCAGGCCGGCGTGCCGGTGGTGCCCATCGTGCTGCGCAACACCGGCGAGCTGATGCGGCGCAGCTCCCTGGTGCTCAACCCCGGCGTCGTCGACGTGTGCGTGCTGGAGCCCGAGACCGACTGGAGCGTCGACGACATGAGCGAGCGCATCGCCGCCCTGCACGCCAAGTTCGAGGAGACGCTCGCGAGGTGGCCGGCATGA
- a CDS encoding rhodanese-like domain-containing protein, which produces MLEPVEWAHGRIEGAIHVRLMELPQRLGELPARQTLAVCEAGGRSAGRRLPRAAGGRVARRIELRLARRGVASLSRQQTNRAKPAVPDRHESCR; this is translated from the coding sequence GTGCTCGAGCCCGTCGAGTGGGCGCACGGGCGAATAGAGGGGGCCATCCACGTCCGGCTGATGGAGCTGCCGCAGCGCCTCGGCGAGCTGCCCGCCCGGCAGACGCTGGCGGTCTGCGAGGCCGGCGGCCGCTCTGCAGGCCGCCGGCTACCTCGTGCAGCAGGAGGGCGAGTGGCTCGACGGATTGAGCTACGGCTTGCTCGCCGAGGAGTGGCGAGCCTGAGCCGCCAGCAGACGAACCGAGCGAAGCCCGCGGTGCCCGATCGCCATGAAAGCTGCCGCTAA
- a CDS encoding lysophospholipid acyltransferase, protein MTVVRRVRDAARVALPRSVGERLPAAPPREVTELLHDKRFQRAVAEQATEQGRPEEEVWSEVKGYLHEMAAAHDDRTSQGWARMGEWFLRAYDVLVDEDDMQELKRLDRSHSLALAFSHRSYLDGMVIPNALSSRRFSPTYTFGGANLNLPIIGTVASRTGLIFIRRSTQEIPVYRLALRSYIRQMVRNKRNMAWSIEGGRTRTGKLRPPVHGILKYLTDTVQDQGEGDEAPDVQVVPVSVVYDQLHEVSLMTEESRGASKTPEDWRWLVRFARLQRQRMGRAYLTVGEPFSLRERMDELAAEGLTGHQAVERVALDISHRLNRATPVTVTAIVSLALLGADRALTVDEVLDTVEPLATYIDARQWPVAGAADLRDRSTIRRALAELARSGVLTAYDQGSEPVWKIGDDQHLVAAFYRNTVIHILVERAIGELALLTVSELEPDAELPQGGTLQVGWEEAKRMRDLLKFEFFFPSRAGFEDDLRTELQLLVGEDVTDMTPDRARELLVSARPHLAHLVLRPFLDAYLVLADRLADHGDAPVGDDDLLADSLAVGQQWALQRRVASAESISLELFRTALALARHKGLLEGRDGVGSAREAFAAELRDTVRRVNIIGEIAAHVAPAVHPHAVLQPHHQASR, encoded by the coding sequence ATGACCGTCGTACGCCGTGTCCGAGATGCTGCAAGGGTCGCGTTGCCCCGGTCGGTGGGTGAGCGGCTGCCCGCCGCCCCGCCGCGGGAGGTGACCGAGCTCCTCCACGACAAGCGCTTCCAGCGCGCCGTCGCCGAGCAGGCCACCGAGCAGGGGCGACCCGAGGAGGAGGTGTGGTCCGAGGTCAAGGGCTACCTCCACGAGATGGCCGCCGCCCACGACGACCGCACCTCCCAGGGGTGGGCGCGGATGGGCGAGTGGTTCCTCCGGGCGTACGACGTCCTGGTCGACGAGGACGACATGCAGGAGCTCAAGCGGCTCGACCGCTCGCACAGCCTCGCGCTCGCCTTCAGCCACCGCTCCTACCTCGACGGCATGGTGATCCCGAACGCCCTGTCGTCGCGGCGGTTCTCGCCGACCTACACCTTCGGCGGCGCCAACCTCAACCTGCCGATCATCGGCACCGTGGCCAGTCGGACCGGGCTGATCTTCATCCGGCGTTCGACCCAGGAGATCCCGGTCTACCGGCTCGCCCTGCGCTCCTACATCCGCCAGATGGTGAGGAACAAGCGCAACATGGCGTGGTCGATCGAGGGCGGCCGCACCCGCACCGGCAAGCTGCGCCCGCCGGTCCACGGCATCCTGAAGTACCTCACCGACACCGTGCAGGACCAAGGCGAAGGGGACGAGGCACCCGACGTCCAGGTCGTGCCGGTGTCCGTGGTCTACGACCAGCTGCACGAGGTCTCGCTGATGACCGAGGAGTCGCGCGGCGCCAGCAAGACCCCGGAGGACTGGCGCTGGCTGGTCCGCTTCGCCCGGCTCCAGCGCCAGCGCATGGGACGCGCCTACCTCACCGTCGGCGAGCCGTTCTCCCTGCGCGAGCGGATGGATGAGCTCGCTGCCGAGGGCCTCACCGGCCACCAGGCCGTGGAGCGGGTCGCGCTCGACATCTCCCACCGGCTCAACCGCGCCACCCCGGTGACCGTCACCGCGATCGTCTCGCTGGCCCTGCTCGGCGCCGACCGCGCCCTGACGGTCGACGAGGTGCTCGACACCGTCGAGCCGCTGGCCACCTACATCGATGCGCGCCAGTGGCCGGTGGCCGGAGCCGCCGACCTCCGGGACCGCTCGACGATCCGCCGGGCGCTGGCCGAGCTGGCGCGCAGCGGGGTGCTGACGGCGTACGACCAAGGCAGCGAGCCGGTCTGGAAGATCGGTGACGACCAGCACCTGGTGGCCGCGTTCTACCGCAACACCGTGATCCACATCCTCGTCGAGCGCGCGATCGGCGAGCTCGCGCTGCTCACCGTCTCCGAGCTCGAGCCGGACGCCGAGCTGCCGCAGGGCGGCACGCTCCAGGTGGGCTGGGAGGAGGCCAAGCGGATGCGCGACCTCCTCAAGTTCGAGTTCTTCTTCCCCAGCCGGGCCGGCTTCGAGGACGACCTGCGCACCGAGCTCCAGCTGCTCGTCGGCGAGGACGTCACGGACATGACGCCGGACCGTGCGCGCGAGCTCCTGGTGAGTGCGCGACCGCACCTGGCCCACCTGGTGCTGCGGCCGTTCCTCGACGCCTACCTCGTGCTCGCCGACCGTCTTGCCGACCACGGCGACGCCCCGGTGGGCGACGACGACCTGCTGGCCGACTCGCTGGCCGTCGGCCAGCAGTGGGCGCTGCAGCGGCGGGTGGCGAGCGCGGAGTCGATCTCGCTGGAGCTCTTCCGCACGGCGCTCGCCCTGGCCCGCCACAAGGGGCTGCTCGAGGGCCGCGACGGGGTGGGCTCGGCACGGGAGGCCTTCGCCGCCGAGCTGCGCGACACGGTGCGTCGGGTCAACATCATCGGCGAGATCGCGGCTCACGTGGCGCCTGCGGTGCACCCGCACGCGGTGCTGCAGCCGCATCACCAGGCGAGCCGGTGA
- a CDS encoding ATP-binding protein produces the protein MSITNSAIHEALGETGVLDLGMVERAVAEGVRETENLDWKGSDPYVPKGDKGKDEFAKDVAAFANSRGGIIVIGVAEDRTTGRASEVQPFEVTDAIERRMRSWLPTRLHPPVPGLVFEPLTDEESQGVLAIHVPASPDAPHMVGKDTACAFPYRRGTQTEWMREFDLERAYRDRFARRDADEETLSRMETYALQHLDLTSGCWIVATARPTIPAQTMTPLSREDATTIAQTAAKKRPFVLPEGVRPHAVVEQMTEGVLNPRPGLRRWVMTRTAVEPSKQVKDSYVELHHDGSIVLALRTGGYHQREDIPDRNPITDWGVSAMAVDLTNLIHALSERLNLQGQFLIRMNLARGDDKPYAFLMPERSGSITFGPSQPDWSRELRNFIPVDLAVPPMGTPEDRAEVARTLTADMCQQFGISPHEFGWPQPSSPDS, from the coding sequence GTGAGCATCACGAACAGCGCCATCCACGAGGCACTTGGAGAGACCGGCGTCCTCGACCTCGGGATGGTTGAGCGTGCCGTAGCCGAGGGCGTCCGTGAAACGGAGAACCTGGACTGGAAGGGCTCCGACCCGTACGTGCCTAAGGGTGACAAGGGCAAGGACGAGTTCGCGAAGGACGTGGCAGCGTTCGCCAACTCCCGCGGTGGCATCATCGTCATCGGGGTCGCCGAGGACCGCACCACGGGTCGCGCATCGGAGGTGCAGCCCTTCGAAGTCACGGACGCCATCGAACGACGAATGCGCTCGTGGCTGCCCACGAGACTCCACCCGCCAGTGCCCGGCCTCGTGTTCGAGCCACTCACAGACGAGGAATCGCAAGGCGTACTCGCGATCCATGTCCCAGCCAGCCCTGATGCACCTCACATGGTCGGCAAGGACACTGCGTGCGCGTTCCCCTACCGCCGCGGCACACAGACCGAATGGATGCGTGAGTTCGACCTCGAACGCGCATACCGGGACCGGTTCGCCCGCCGGGACGCCGATGAGGAAACGCTCTCCCGCATGGAGACGTACGCCCTCCAGCACCTCGACCTGACCAGTGGATGCTGGATCGTCGCCACCGCACGCCCCACAATCCCGGCTCAGACGATGACACCGCTCAGCCGCGAAGACGCCACGACCATCGCGCAGACAGCCGCGAAGAAGCGACCTTTCGTTCTGCCGGAGGGTGTCCGCCCGCACGCCGTCGTGGAACAGATGACCGAAGGTGTTCTCAACCCGCGCCCCGGACTTCGACGTTGGGTGATGACCCGCACCGCCGTCGAACCCAGCAAGCAGGTCAAGGACTCATACGTCGAACTCCACCACGACGGCTCAATCGTGCTCGCACTTCGCACAGGCGGCTACCACCAGCGCGAAGACATCCCAGACCGCAACCCCATCACTGACTGGGGTGTTAGCGCGATGGCCGTCGACCTCACCAACCTGATCCACGCACTCTCCGAACGACTCAACCTACAAGGCCAGTTCCTCATCCGAATGAACCTCGCACGCGGCGACGACAAGCCGTATGCGTTCCTCATGCCCGAACGGAGCGGCAGCATCACGTTCGGCCCCAGCCAGCCAGACTGGTCACGAGAACTCCGAAACTTCATCCCAGTCGACCTTGCAGTGCCACCCATGGGGACACCCGAAGATCGTGCCGAGGTCGCGCGGACGCTCACAGCCGACATGTGCCAGCAATTCGGCATCTCACCCCACGAGTTCGGCTGGCCCCAGCCTTCAAGCCCCGACTCCTGA
- a CDS encoding helix-turn-helix domain-containing protein, producing the protein MPRRPAIRAKAVRGPRRHLRYPEQFGFVNEPQFKQGTPPHVAQAVIDQHRLAQRVHSQMTRDELGWDDIADSLGVSEEQARRILRGESEMALDRMHQLAAAVGYRLLVQPQPIKPEGTVK; encoded by the coding sequence GTGCCACGCCGACCCGCCATCCGCGCCAAAGCAGTACGCGGGCCCCGACGGCATCTGCGCTACCCCGAGCAGTTCGGCTTCGTCAACGAGCCACAGTTCAAGCAGGGGACGCCACCCCACGTCGCACAAGCCGTCATCGACCAGCACCGCCTCGCCCAACGCGTCCACTCCCAGATGACCCGCGACGAACTCGGCTGGGACGACATCGCCGACTCCCTCGGAGTCTCCGAAGAACAAGCCCGCCGCATCCTCCGCGGCGAATCCGAGATGGCCCTCGACCGCATGCACCAACTCGCAGCAGCCGTCGGCTACCGCCTCCTCGTGCAGCCCCAGCCGATCAAGCCCGAAGGCACCGTGAAGTAG
- a CDS encoding DEAD/DEAH box helicase family protein has product MTIPYDEALVEQVSTTLNLRAPNQAALNKLAQELDTAPAGAELVADLATGVGKTYIAGGLLDYLHASGVRNVVIVTPGSTIQKKTIGNLTPGHRKYLRGLQCRPTLITLDDVEKGDVAAALEDDNAFKVFVFTVQSLLGSGKGGKEAQRRAHRPHETLGQALYDYLQAAEDLVVIADEHHIYYSGTATKFQSAIDDMKPLSMVGLTATPHPSTPRDKIVFKYPLAEAIADGYVKIPVLVSRQDGIKDARTQMADALTLLDAKAEAMREHCQRTRKPYVEPILFIVTQSIDEANQYRDLLVGSDMLGSANKVLSVNSAEAEETLRLLDTLEDPDSPIRAVVSVDMLKEGWDVKNIYVIASTKALESTLLTEQILGRGLRLPFGERTGNPMLDTVEVLSHNSFAALLKRAKALLEETLGDRVEEASVVVNPQAGVRQPGTPLSKQGELPVDFTFPASGEVQIQLPGPAATDPDQGGLFELDEDDWAAARQTPQQHVGLSLATMDSRVATAASSTEILTRTLRPRKPGGLNIPLFLPQVTTKWQRDPFSLASVNLTDVEALGRQFASDDAPVLLQKMIDAERTEDGIAHIRIHNATYTVRASQTAMPFGDIETDLVSRLLRTDGIVMTVAEQNAARAIAQAFMTGADVTIDTPWREAHGRLATARLAEWINNKQTSSPAREVKEVTQAKWPEPPEVTETRVPADRHLVTKSSEFTRHYPYEGWNKSVYEINSFDAYSTEFLLASIFETPGEVRAWIRIDHTVPLRIPYHVSAIQRTYVPDFIVIDNHGTYWIVEGKADGEMTSNIVIAKRDAAREWAKAVNDSDTVHDKWAYLLASEAVIKSASTWTALKNGGQAYQ; this is encoded by the coding sequence GTGACGATCCCCTACGACGAGGCGCTGGTCGAACAGGTCTCCACCACCCTCAACCTTCGTGCGCCGAACCAAGCAGCGTTGAACAAGTTGGCCCAAGAACTGGACACCGCACCGGCAGGGGCAGAACTCGTTGCAGACCTGGCCACCGGCGTGGGCAAGACCTACATCGCCGGAGGGCTGCTGGACTACCTGCACGCCTCCGGCGTCCGCAACGTCGTCATCGTGACACCCGGCTCGACCATCCAGAAGAAGACCATCGGCAACCTCACGCCTGGCCACCGCAAGTACCTGCGTGGCTTGCAGTGCCGCCCCACCCTCATCACCCTCGACGATGTCGAGAAGGGCGATGTCGCCGCAGCACTGGAGGACGACAACGCCTTCAAGGTCTTCGTGTTCACGGTCCAGTCCCTGCTGGGGTCCGGCAAGGGAGGCAAGGAAGCCCAACGCCGCGCCCACCGGCCGCACGAGACGCTCGGGCAGGCGCTGTACGACTACCTTCAAGCCGCCGAGGACCTCGTGGTGATCGCCGACGAGCATCACATCTACTACTCAGGAACCGCCACGAAGTTCCAGTCCGCGATCGACGACATGAAGCCCCTGTCGATGGTTGGGCTGACGGCAACCCCGCACCCCTCCACGCCGCGGGACAAGATCGTCTTCAAGTACCCGTTGGCTGAGGCCATCGCGGACGGATACGTCAAGATCCCCGTGCTCGTGTCACGGCAGGACGGGATCAAGGACGCACGGACACAGATGGCCGACGCACTCACCCTCCTGGATGCCAAGGCCGAGGCCATGCGTGAGCACTGCCAGCGCACCAGAAAGCCCTACGTCGAACCCATCCTGTTCATCGTCACCCAGTCCATCGACGAGGCCAACCAGTATCGAGACCTCCTCGTCGGATCCGACATGCTTGGATCCGCCAACAAGGTGCTCTCGGTGAACTCGGCCGAAGCCGAGGAGACGCTCCGCCTGTTGGACACCCTTGAGGACCCTGACTCGCCCATCCGTGCCGTCGTGTCGGTGGACATGCTCAAGGAGGGCTGGGACGTGAAGAACATCTACGTCATCGCCTCCACCAAGGCGCTGGAGTCGACGCTCCTCACTGAGCAGATCCTCGGGCGCGGACTACGACTCCCCTTCGGGGAACGCACCGGCAACCCCATGCTCGACACCGTCGAGGTGCTCTCCCACAACTCCTTTGCCGCACTCCTCAAGCGAGCAAAGGCGCTGCTGGAGGAAACGCTGGGCGACCGGGTCGAGGAAGCCTCAGTCGTGGTCAACCCGCAGGCTGGCGTCCGGCAGCCGGGCACCCCGCTGAGCAAGCAGGGCGAACTCCCCGTGGACTTCACCTTCCCCGCCTCCGGAGAAGTGCAGATCCAGTTGCCAGGTCCTGCAGCCACCGACCCTGACCAGGGCGGGCTGTTCGAACTCGACGAGGATGACTGGGCGGCTGCACGGCAGACCCCTCAGCAGCACGTCGGACTCAGCCTCGCCACCATGGACTCCCGTGTAGCCACAGCCGCGTCGTCCACCGAGATCCTGACCCGCACCCTGCGCCCGAGAAAGCCCGGCGGCCTCAACATCCCGCTGTTCCTGCCACAGGTCACCACAAAGTGGCAGCGCGACCCGTTCAGTCTCGCCTCGGTCAACCTCACGGACGTCGAGGCACTCGGGCGCCAGTTCGCCAGCGACGACGCCCCAGTCCTGCTGCAGAAGATGATCGACGCCGAACGCACCGAGGACGGGATCGCACACATACGCATCCACAACGCCACCTACACCGTGCGCGCCTCACAGACCGCGATGCCATTCGGTGACATCGAAACCGACCTCGTCTCCCGCCTCCTGCGCACCGACGGCATCGTCATGACCGTCGCTGAACAGAACGCCGCACGCGCCATCGCACAGGCGTTCATGACCGGCGCCGACGTCACCATCGACACGCCATGGCGCGAAGCCCACGGCCGACTGGCGACCGCCCGACTCGCGGAGTGGATCAACAACAAGCAGACCTCCAGCCCGGCCCGTGAGGTCAAGGAAGTCACACAGGCCAAGTGGCCCGAGCCCCCGGAGGTCACCGAGACAAGGGTCCCCGCCGACCGTCACCTTGTGACCAAGTCCAGCGAGTTCACCCGTCACTACCCCTACGAAGGCTGGAACAAGTCCGTCTACGAGATCAACTCGTTCGACGCCTACTCGACCGAGTTCCTCCTCGCATCCATCTTCGAGACCCCCGGTGAAGTCCGGGCGTGGATCCGCATCGACCACACCGTGCCGCTGCGCATCCCGTACCACGTCTCAGCCATCCAGCGGACCTACGTGCCCGACTTCATCGTCATCGACAACCACGGCACCTACTGGATCGTCGAAGGCAAGGCCGACGGCGAGATGACCTCCAACATCGTCATCGCCAAGCGCGACGCCGCCCGCGAATGGGCCAAGGCCGTCAACGACTCCGACACCGTCCACGACAAGTGGGCCTACCTCCTCGCCTCCGAAGCGGTCATCAAGAGCGCCTCCACCTGGACGGCGCTCAAGAACGGAGGACAGGCCTACCAGTGA
- a CDS encoding site-specific DNA-methyltransferase — MRLELTWPNKDKFLLNPKDDTGKPVWVERDHPAAAEVRLTDFTDSVGEVNDADPHADNLLFTGDSLDFLRVLVEVPEYAREYRGKVKLVYIDPPFNTGQTFAHYDDWMEHSTWLSFMRERLLLIKELLAPDGSVWVHLDDAEQHRMRLLMDEIFGPRNFVATFVWERTDIPAMQASVTMSQDYLHVYRGGEAFAPNGFVTEEVADHYNKVDADGRAYCLRTLRMTGPGSARADRPTMWFSIPAPDGTEVWPIRSDGTEGRWRWGPDRVGRDENTLEWVERDGQWEPYRRIYAGTSTRPPATLLKYTDVGSNRIAKLEIRKLFPGVNPFATPKPESLMERVLHIGSGPGDIVLDCFGGSGTTAAVAHKMGRRWLTSEILPATVAEFTRPRLEKVVAGSDTGGISKAIGWAGGGGFRAVTLAESMYEVTPYGVMLADWATNGRFARAVAGQLGFDWEPDGLFSGARGRMRLAVFDGTIGAEEVRHVVAALADKERATIVAQAVLPGAEETLAELSKGSRIRKAPRDLLTAGAQRSRRRLEAAERAVQVKMEEVPA, encoded by the coding sequence ATGAGGCTTGAACTGACGTGGCCGAACAAGGACAAGTTCCTCCTCAACCCCAAGGACGACACCGGCAAGCCCGTGTGGGTCGAGCGTGACCACCCCGCCGCTGCCGAAGTTCGCCTGACCGACTTCACCGACAGCGTCGGCGAGGTCAACGATGCCGACCCGCACGCCGACAACCTCCTGTTCACCGGCGACAGTCTCGACTTCCTTCGCGTCCTCGTCGAGGTTCCCGAGTACGCGAGGGAGTACCGCGGCAAGGTCAAGTTGGTCTACATCGACCCGCCGTTCAACACCGGCCAGACGTTCGCGCACTACGACGACTGGATGGAGCACTCCACCTGGCTGTCCTTCATGCGTGAGCGCCTACTCCTCATCAAGGAACTGCTTGCTCCCGACGGGTCCGTGTGGGTCCACCTCGACGACGCCGAGCAGCACCGCATGCGACTCCTCATGGACGAGATCTTCGGTCCGCGCAACTTCGTCGCAACGTTCGTTTGGGAGCGCACCGACATCCCCGCCATGCAAGCGTCGGTGACCATGAGCCAGGACTACCTGCACGTGTACCGAGGCGGCGAGGCCTTCGCACCAAACGGCTTCGTCACCGAGGAAGTGGCGGACCACTACAACAAGGTCGACGCGGATGGGCGGGCGTACTGCCTCCGAACCCTGCGCATGACCGGCCCAGGATCAGCCCGAGCCGACCGTCCCACGATGTGGTTCTCGATCCCAGCCCCCGACGGCACCGAGGTGTGGCCGATCCGCAGCGACGGAACGGAAGGGCGATGGAGGTGGGGTCCCGACCGAGTCGGTCGCGATGAGAACACGCTGGAGTGGGTCGAACGGGACGGGCAGTGGGAGCCATATCGGCGCATCTACGCGGGCACCTCGACGAGGCCTCCCGCGACCCTTCTCAAGTACACCGATGTCGGATCCAACCGCATCGCGAAGTTGGAAATCCGGAAGTTGTTCCCCGGTGTCAACCCGTTCGCGACCCCCAAGCCAGAAAGCCTGATGGAACGGGTGCTCCACATCGGCTCGGGTCCGGGCGACATCGTGCTGGATTGCTTCGGAGGCTCAGGCACAACCGCCGCAGTCGCCCACAAGATGGGCCGTCGATGGCTCACCAGCGAGATTCTTCCGGCGACGGTCGCCGAGTTCACTCGACCTCGGCTTGAGAAGGTGGTTGCTGGCAGTGACACCGGTGGCATCAGCAAGGCGATCGGCTGGGCAGGCGGTGGCGGGTTCCGTGCCGTGACGCTCGCTGAGTCGATGTACGAGGTAACCCCCTACGGCGTCATGCTGGCGGACTGGGCGACGAACGGTCGGTTCGCGCGTGCGGTCGCCGGGCAGTTGGGGTTCGACTGGGAGCCCGACGGATTGTTCTCCGGTGCCCGCGGGCGCATGCGGCTAGCCGTCTTCGACGGGACCATAGGCGCCGAGGAGGTGCGCCACGTTGTGGCAGCCCTCGCCGACAAGGAGCGCGCCACGATCGTCGCTCAGGCCGTGCTCCCAGGGGCAGAGGAGACCCTCGCGGAGTTGTCCAAGGGCTCGCGCATCAGGAAGGCACCTCGTGACCTCCTGACCGCAGGAGCGCAGCGCTCGCGTCGGCGACTCGAAGCCGCAGAGCGTGCCGTGCAGGTGAAGATGGAAGAGGTTCCGGCGTGA